A stretch of the Zeugodacus cucurbitae isolate PBARC_wt_2022May chromosome 6, idZeuCucr1.2, whole genome shotgun sequence genome encodes the following:
- the LOC128922717 gene encoding uncharacterized protein LOC128922717 translates to MKLFAAVALIATLAFVSADVSHLGYGYDQPAASAPSNQYIPPAANAPEPAYAPAPAPAPAPVYQPAPSAPVSSYIPPAANAPEPAYAPAPAPAPAPVYQPAPSAPVSSYIPPAPQPAASEVYEQHAQDGYRYRTVRRRVYKQRRF, encoded by the exons ATG AAACTTTTCGCCGCCGTTGCTCTCATCGCCACTTTGGCTTTCGTCTCCGCTGATGTCTCCCACCTGGGTTATGGTTACGATCAACCCGCTGCTAGCGCACCATCAAACCAATACATCCCACCTGCAGCTAATGCTCCTGAACCAGCTTACGCTCCAGCACCTGCACCAGCTCCTGCTCCAGTATACCAACCTGCGCCATCAGCTCCTGTCTCATCCTACATTCCACCCGCAGCCAACGCACCTGAACCAGCCTATGCTCCAGCCCCCGCTCCAGCTCCAGCTCCAGTCTACCAACCCGCACCTTCGGCTCCAGTTTCATCCTACATCCCACCTGCACCACAACCCGCTGCCTCTGAAGTCTATGAGCAACACGCTCAAGATGGTTACAGATACCGCACTGTCCGTCGTCGTGTCTACAAACAACGTCGCTTCTAA
- the LOC105220557 gene encoding cyclin-dependent kinase inhibitor 1C-like, which yields MKLFAAVAFIATLAFVSADVSHLGYGYEQPAASAPSNQYIPPAANAPEPVYAPAPAPAPAPVYQPAPSAPVSSYIPPAANAPEPAYAPAPAPAPAPVYQPAPSAPVSSYIPPAPQPAASEVYEQPAQDGYRYRTVRRRVYKQRRF from the exons ATG AAACTCTTCGCTGCCGTCGCCTTCATTGCCACTTTGGCTTTCGTCTCCGCTGATGTCTCCCATCTGGGTTATGGTTACGAACAACCCGCTGCTAGCGCACCATCAAATCAATACATCCCACCTGCAGCTAATGCTCCCGAGCCAGTTTACGCTCCAGCTCCAGCTCCAGCACCTGCTCCAGTGTATCAACCTGCGCCATCAGCTCCAGTCTCATCCTACATTCCACCCGCGGCCAACGCACCTGAACCAGCCTATGCTCCAGCCCCCGCTCCAGCTCCAGCTCCAGTCTACCAACCCGCACCTTCGGCTCCAGTTTCATCCTACATCCCACCTGCACCACAACCCGCTGCCTCTGAAGTCTATGAGCAACCCGCTCAAGATGGTTACAGATACCGCACCGTGCGTCGTCGTGTCTACAAACAACGTCGTTTCTAA
- the LOC114805262 gene encoding nematocyst expressed protein 3-like gives MKLFAAVALTATLAFVSADVSHLGYGYDQPAASAPSNQYIPPAANAPEPAYAPAPVYQPAPSAPVSSYIPPAANAPEPAYAPAPAPVYQPAPSAPVSSYIPPAANAPEPAYAPAPAPAYAPQPAASEVYEQPAQDGYRYRTVRRRVYKQRRF, from the exons ATG AAACTTTTCGCCGCCGTTGCTCTCACCGCCACTTTGGCTTTTGTCTCCGCTGATGTCTCCCACCTGGGTTATGGTTACGATCAACCCGCTGCTAGCGCACCATCAAACCAATACATCCCACCTGCAGCTAATGCACCCGAACCAGCTTACGCCCCAGCTCCAGTTTACCAACCTGCGCCATCAGCTCCAGTCTCATCCTACATTCCACCCGCAGCCAACGCACCTGAACCAGCCTATGCTCCAGCCCCCGCTCCAGTTTACCAACCTGCACCATCAGCTCCAGTCTCATCCTACATTCCACCCGCGGCTAACGCTCCTGAACCAGCTTACGCTCCAGCTCCTGCTCCCGCCTATGCACCACAACCAGCTGCCTCTGAGGTCTATGAGCAACCCGCTCAAGATGGCTACAGATACCGCACCGTGCGTCGTCGTGTCTACAAACAACGTCGTTTCTAA
- the LOC105213258 gene encoding LIM domain-binding protein 3-like, whose amino-acid sequence MKFFAAAAFIATLAFVSADVSELGYGYQQPAASAPSNQYIPPAANAPEPAYAPAPAPAPAPVYQPAPSAPVSSYIPPAANAPEPAYAPAPAPAYAPQPAASEVYEQPAQDGYRYRTVRRRVYKQRRF is encoded by the exons atg AAATTCTTCGCTGCCGCCGCTTTCATCGCCACCTTGGCCTTCGTATCCGCTGATGTCTCAGAGTTGGGCTATGGTTATCAACAACCCGCTGCTAGCGCACCATCAAACCAATACATTCCACCTGCAGCTAATGCTCCCGAGCCAGCTTACGCTCCAGCTCCAGCTCCAGCTCCAGCGCCAGTGTACCAACCTGCGCCATCCGCCCCAGTCTCATCATACATTCCTCCCGCCGCCAACGCTCCTGAACCAGCTTACGCTCCAGCTCCTGCTCCCGCCTATGCACCACAGCCCGCTGCCTCTGAGGTCTATGAGCAACCCGCTCAAGATGGTTACAGATACCGTACAGTCCGTCGTCGTGTTTACAAACAACGTCGTTTCTAA
- the LOC105213279 gene encoding nematocyst expressed protein 3-like — translation MKFFAAAAFIATLAFVSADVSHLGYGYDQPAASAPSNQYIPPAANAPEPAYAPAPAPAPVYQPAPSAPVSSYIPPAANAPEPAYAPAPAPAPAPVYQPAPSAPVSSYIPPAPQPAASEVYEQPAQDGYRYRTVRRRVYKQRRF, via the exons ATG AAATTCTTCGCCGCCGCCGCTTTCATCGCCACTTTGGCTTTCGTCTCCGCCGATGTCTCCCATCTGGGTTATGGTTACGATCAACCCGCTGCTAGCGCACCATCAAACCAATACATCCCACCTGCAGCTAATGCTCCCGAGCCAGCTTATGCTCCAGCTCCAGCACCTGCTCCCGTGTACCAACCTGCGCCATCAGCTCCAGTCTCATCTTACATCCCACCCGCGGCCAACGCACCTGAACCAGCATACGCTCCAGCCCCCGCTCCAGCTCCAGCTCCAGTCTACCAACCCGCACCTTCGGCTCCAGTTTCATCCTACATCCCACCTGCACCACAACCCGCTGCCTCTGAAGTCTATGAGCAACCCGCTCAAGATGGTTACAGATACCGCACCGTGCGTCGTCGTGTCTACAAACAACGTCGTTTCTAA